A genomic stretch from Mycobacterium cookii includes:
- the hemQ gene encoding hydrogen peroxide-dependent heme synthase has protein sequence MARLDYDALNATVRYLMFSVFSVRPGVLGDDRGAVIDETATFFKQREEHGVVVRGLYDVAGLRADADFMIWTHAERIEALQHTYEDFRRTTALGRASTPVWSSVALHRPAEFNKSHIPAFLAGEEPGAYICVYPFVRSYEWYLLPDEERRRMLAEHGMAAREYKDVRANTVPAFALGDYEWLLAFEAPELHRIVDLMRELRATDARRHTREETPFFTGPRVAVEQLVNSLP, from the coding sequence ATGGCCCGCCTCGACTACGACGCCCTGAATGCCACCGTTCGGTATCTGATGTTCTCGGTGTTCTCGGTCCGCCCCGGCGTGCTCGGAGACGATCGGGGCGCGGTGATCGACGAGACCGCGACCTTTTTCAAGCAGCGCGAAGAACACGGGGTGGTGGTTCGCGGGCTCTACGACGTCGCGGGTCTGCGGGCCGACGCCGATTTCATGATCTGGACGCACGCCGAGCGCATCGAAGCGTTACAGCACACCTACGAGGACTTCCGTCGGACCACCGCGCTGGGTCGGGCGTCGACACCGGTCTGGAGCAGCGTCGCGCTGCACCGGCCCGCGGAGTTCAACAAGAGTCACATCCCGGCCTTCCTGGCCGGCGAGGAGCCGGGCGCTTACATCTGCGTCTACCCGTTCGTGCGGTCCTACGAGTGGTACCTGCTGCCCGACGAGGAGCGCCGCCGGATGCTCGCCGAACACGGCATGGCCGCCCGCGAATACAAGGACGTCCGGGCGAATACGGTGCCGGCGTTCGCGCTCGGTGACTACGAATGGCTGCTGGCGTTCGAGGCTCCGGAGTTGCATCGCATCGTCGACCTGATGCGGGAGTTGCGGGCGACCGATGCGCGCAGGCACACCCGCGAGGAGACGCC